The region tgctgatgcAGTGGGCCACCAGCCAACACCAACACCtgacagcacagctgctcccaTGGCACCAGGCAAAAGTCACAGGTCTAAAGCTGAACAACCTCCCCCCAGCCACCTGCTTTTGGCTGAAagcaggagcctgcagcaggacacaagGAATTCTCTCATGTGCAGccagtctgtgtgtgtgtatgggggggagcagctctgctctccaggcagctGAGGTTCCAGGTCTGAGCAGCTGAGAAATGGCTGCATccagtcctgcacttgggctgcagggcttgagagcagccctgaaggaaaggccttgggggtgctgggggaggagaagctcagcaggagccagcagtcagcacttgcagcccagagagccaagcagagcctgggctgcagcaggagaagtgtggccagcagggccagggaggggattctgcccctctgctccactctgctcagaccacacctggagctctgggtccagtgctggagcctctgttccaggaaggctctggaggggctggaaggtgtccagagaagggccaggaggaggagcagagggctggagctgctctgctctgaggacagcctgagagagttggggttgtgcaggctggagaggagaaggctcccaggagaccttctggtggccttgcaggatctgaagggggctccaagaaagctggggagggactttggagggtgtgagggagtgataggactgggggggatggagcaaaagtagaagtggggagattgagattggatgtgaggaagaaattcttccccagagggtggtgagagcctggcagaggttgcccagggaggtggtggaagcctcctgcctggaggtttttgcagccaggctggaggtggctgtgagcaacctgctgtggtgtgaggtgtccctgcccatggcaggggggttggagctggctgagccttgagctcccttacaaccctgacagttctatgattataAGTGGTCAGAAGGTGCAAAGGGAGGACAaactggagaacctctcctaacCTCCACAGTTAGCTCCTAACCCCCACAGTGGACTCCCTATCACAGCTTCCCAAGGAATCTCCCCTAAGTGGTCAGAAGGTGCAAAGGGAAGACAAACTGGAGAACCTTTCCTGACCACCATGGTGGCTTCCCAACAAAATTCCTCTAAGTGGTCAGAAGGTGCAACCAGAAGACAAACTGGAGAGCCTCTCCTAACCCCTACAGTTAGCTCCTAACCCCCATAGTGAGctcaccagcacagcttccCAAGGAATCTCCCCTAGGTGGTCAGAAGgagcaaaaaggaaaactggAGAACCTTTCCTaacccctgcagtgctgaggagactctagaagcagctcagggcagACAGTGACTCCAGTTGACTTTCCTAGTTCCCAAGGAACTCAGAGTCCTGCAAtcctcttctgcttttattCCCTTAATTTTCCtgtcctctcctttctttttcactgcagcagctcctcttttATGTACAGATAAAAGCAGCTTATTAAAAGTAGTTTGCTGGGAGTTGTTCATTCagattccccccctccccctacATCTCTATGAATTAAAAGTCATTTTATTAATTACTTTAATTAAGGTTagaatttcctttcctttcctgccagGAAAGATGAAAGCTTTAATCATCTGAACTCAAAATCCCTCACTTAATACTAAACCAAATTCTGAATCCAAAATCCCTCACTCAATACTAAACCAACTTCTGAACCCAAAATCCCTCACTCAACACTACCCCAACTTCTGAACCCAAAATCCCTCACTCAACACTACCCCAACTTCTGAACCCAAAATCCCTCACTCAACACTACCCCAACTTCTGAACCCAAAATCCCTCACTCAACACTACCCCAACTTCTGAACCCAAAATCCCTCACTCAACACTACCCCAACTTCTGAACCCAAAATCCCTCACTCAACACTACCCCAACTTCTGAACCCAAAATCCCTCACTCAATACTAAACCAACTTTTGAACCCAAAATCCCTCACTCAACACTACCCCAACTTCTGAACCCAAAATCCCTCACTCAATACTAAACCAACTTCTGAACCCAAAATCCCTCACTCAATACTAAACCAACTTCTGAACCCAAAATCCCTCACTCAACACTACCCCAACTTCTGAACCCAAAATCCCCACAATTTTGTCTTCAAAAAAGCATTTCAAACAGCCCTGGAAATCAGATCCTTTTGATTTGCATTAATCCCATTGGCACTAATTTGCACTCAGTCCTATGGGGTTCCTGAATGTCTTTTGGAAATTCAGGCTACAGCCCATAAGGGCCCTTGGGTGCTTCtggagaaaaacttctttgctccACAATTAGGTTGTTTCAACCCAGAGCTTTGTTCAAGTGCACAATTCTGTTCGTTGTGCTGGGGGAATCACAGGGCTGGAATTATCAAGtccacagatcatccagtccaaccccccctgccaaaggagatcatccagtccaacccccctgcccaagcaggatcacccagggcagggcacacaggaacacatccagctggggtttgaaagcctccagagaaggagactccacaacctctctgggcagcctgctccagggctctctcaaaccaaagaagtttctcctcctgttgaggtggagcctcctgggttccagcttggaAGCAGGCAGCCTGTAAAGCACAAAGACTTACATCTGTGGCCTGGTCTCCAGCATAGTGCAGTATGTCATCAATCATGCTGGTGAggaggttgaggctggaagggatgttATGAGGGAGCAGCAAGATGCTCAGAGCCTGCAAAGGGAACACACAGATCaatgggggagctggggagaggaggtcacagcagtAAAGcaggccagctctgctctcttgtccctgctgctgttgaCTTGTCTCCAGCTCCCACTGAGAAGTCCTCCCAGCTCTTTTTCAGCTGGCACAGGTCCttccacagattcacagagggcatcatgttggaagggaccctccaagggcatcctgtccaacccccctgcaggcagcagggacacctccagctggagcaggctgcccagggacacagccaggcagagcttgaatggctccagggatggagcctccagcacctccctgggcaacctgtgccagtgtctgcccagcctccctgggcacaacttcctcctgagctccaacctaactctgccctgctccacttccaaaccattgcccctgggcctatccccacagccccttctgaacagtccctccccagcctgcctgcagctcccctgcagatattgaactgcagctctgaggtgtccctggagccttctccaggctgcacagccccaactctcccagcctggccccatagcaaagctgctccagccctctgattatctttgtggcttcctctggactggCTCCATTAGCTCCATGTCccttttctgctggggacaccagaactggatgcagtactccaggtggggtctgaggagggcagaggagggcagaggagggcagaggggcaggatcccctctctccactgctggcctggctgctttggatgcagcccaggatgtggttggctctctgggctgcaagtgtccattgctggctcatgcccaAGCTGCAGCATTTGTAGGTTAGTTTCAGTctggcagctgagctcagctgagttttgaaagcttccagaggagactccataacctctctgggcagcctgctccagggctccctcccaccaaagaagtttctcctcctgtggaggTGGAGCCCACAGCATCCCACtcagctccaacagctctgtgctttgcCCCCTCTGAGCTGCCTTTCCAGGCACCTAaacacagcacaggctgagctgcCTCCCACTTGTGCTGTgcccctgcaggcaggcagtCAAAGCTCTCACTTCTCTTTGAACCCAAAGCAGTCACCAGGGGCAGAACAACCACCCATAAAGGCCTGCTGGGGGATCCTGCAGCCTTTGAACATAGCAACACACTGCCACACACAAACCACCCTGCCCAAGACAAACTATGGTAATCTGGAACAAACCCAGgaatcctctctcctctctctgtgaGGAGCCCTGGATTCAGCTgtccagagagcagcagtgactctgggcagcagaggctgactctgtaaccaccaccacccttgCAGCCCAAGGTTTGGAACTCTGCTTGTTCCTGTGGCTACAACTCaattcccttcccaccctgggACAAGTGACATGAGACTGAATTCTGGACTTTGAAGCACTGAGCCCTCTGAAATCACAGATCCAGCCTCAGGCTGCTGAGGGTTTGGCACAACAAGGTTCCAGTGCAGCCAGCACAAGGCTGCAAGGAGCCTGCCTGCAGACTGGACCAGAtgatcatagattcatagaatggtttgggtaggaagggacctcagagatcagccagttccaaccccagggacacctcccaccagcacagggtgctcagggcctcatccagcctggcctggaacacctccaggcagggggcagccacagcctccctgggcaacctgtgccagtgtctccccactctcactgacaacaattccttcctcatctccagtctcagtctcccctctcccagctccaagccattgtccctcatcctggcactcccagcccttgtccaaagtctttccccagctctcctggagcctcttcaggtactggaaggctgctctgaggtccccctggagcctcctccaggttgaacagcctcacctctctcagcctgtccacacagggaaggtgttccagccctctgagcaactttgtggcctcctctggacccttggggtctcttccagcctggcattctgtgtgatcctgtgaccctgcaaacagggctgagcagagggcacaggTCATCCCCTGAGGATCCCAGATGGGTGGGGTGAACCATGGAGAGGTTTGCCTTTCCAGAACTGCAAGAAACAGCTGTTCTAAGGACACCTTTTAACTGCCTCCTTCCAAGCTTGCTCTCCTTTTGAGGGCTACAAATCATCTGAAGCCACTAAGGGTTTAATTTACAACCTTGAACTGCTCTGGTGTAGAGACTACAGATTCATAggatgggttgggctggaagagaccttcaagatcatccagttcccaaccccctgccatgggcagggacacctcccaccagctcagcttgctcaaggtctcatccagcctggctttcaacacctccagggaggaggcagccacaacctccctgggcaacctgtgccagtgtctcacagTGTTTCAGACAGACACaagcacaaaaaaagaagacaatttTGACATTGATGTTATACCTGGGGCCACTTCTCAATATATGGGATCAGCATCCTCAGCCTGGCTTCCAGAGCATCTCTCAGGAACTGATCTATAGGCTTCCTCCTgggtgaagaaaacaaaaaagtaggAAACTCCAACAAACAAGAAACTACACCACACAAAAGGGAAACCACACCACACAAAAGGGAAACCACACCACACAAAAGGGAAACTACAATGGTGttgtgtgacaggacaagaggcaaaagGCACAGTGTGGAACACAGCAAGTTTCACCTCAATTTGAGGCAAAACTTTTACTCTAAtcatgacagagccctggagcaggctgcccagagaggttgtggaatctccttctctggagaccttcaagaaccacctggacatgttcctgtgtgacctggcctgggtgatcctgctttggcaggagggttggactcaattgatctccagaggccccttccaaaccctgcccttctctgactGCATGAGATGAAGAACATCCAAGTTAAACTCAAGTTGAACTTGAAAGATCAATCTCTTGCCTGCCCCAGCTGGGTATTATGTCACCTTCAGGCTTCTGGTCCAACTCTGCACCTGGTAAGGCCATTTTATGTGGGGAAATGACACCTTTGACTTCAAGTATCTGTGTCCCCAGTGGCCTCTTGTTTATCCAGCCCCCAAAGCCTGCCAAAGAAGATGTCTTTCATACCCAATACTCACTCTGCTTCACCCAGCTGCACTTGCTTCTgttcctgcttcagcagctcagaCAGTTTGGTGTTGCACTGAGACACGAAGTGCAGGACCAGTTCACTCCCATCACTGTGGaacatccctgcagcagctaCTGAGAGACCCAGGgtctgcagggaagggagaagcacaGAGCAGGTCAGACACTGCTAAGCAGGATCCTGCTAGGAAACAACCCTGCACTGATTGCACAgctcacagaattaaccaggctggaaaagacctcaccaagtccaacctctgacctaacaccatccaatcaactaaagGTATAAGAAGTTAAACAAAGCAACACTGCACTCCAAAGTGCTTCCTGGGcatgttttcctctctttagGATCATTACATCCTCCTCATCACCACCATCAGGGTCTGCACTACCTCACTACACCCTGCCTCAGCTAACTCTGGCAGGGTTatcctggacacattcctgccCAGTACCATTTGCATCACCCAAGAGTATGTGGGGGAAGCATGCAGGCCTGGCTGTCTTTGGCCTTCAGCTCCATCCAGTTTGCAACTGGTTCCTTGCTTCTCTCCCCACATACCTTGGCTCCCTCTGCAATGGCTTCTGCAGTCCAGCCACGTTCGGGCACAAAGTCCAGCGCTGCTGTGAGGATtcggtgctgcagctgctcctcgcTCTCATAGTCCTCAGACTCCTGGCCCCCCTGGCCAGTGTAACTATGAGAAGGTATTGGTAGAAGTGAGGGGAAGGTCACCACCAGCCACCAGCAACCTGGGCTCTGCCACTCACTCGCTGCCACgcctggagagctgctcagtAAAAACTTcgccttctccttccctttcaaGAAAAAGGATTCTTAAGGAACCTTTGCcatgaaaggagaagagaaaaaaaataagagagggCTCAGTCCTGGAGACCAACCAGCCTCAGATTCcccttcctttaaaaaaaaaaaaaaacaaaccaaccaaaccctaAACTGTTAAGAATTTCCAAGGGCTGTTTTATAGTTTGTGGACAAATTTATGCCCAGATGTGGTGTGGACTGACATCAAAATCCAGAAGTGAAGGCTTGTGCTTTGCAGGCCACAGAGGTTCCCTCTTGAATGCAAGTCCCATCCTGTCTCCATGTTGGGCAATGGAATTTGCACTGTCACagcaagctgctctccagctgctgcagtctgAGGCTCTACTACCTCTGGCTTTTGTTGTCTCTATGTTTCAGGTGCGAGTTCCAGGAAAGCAAAGCCTCTCAATCTCCCTAGAAATAGCTACTGAGTTACCTGGGGTGAGGGCCCTGAGGTTCCTGTTCCGGCTGGTAATCGTTTGGATGCAAATCAAACTGAGAGGAAGGCCCAAAGGGTTCCTTCTTCTGCTCATCAGAGCTTCtcctcagcacagctgaggccTGGAGAGCACGCTGAGGGGGGCACAGCTGCCACCTGACCACTGAAAGGGAAACCAAGAGAGTCAGGCAGCGaggaagcacagaaaagaaaggtGAAGAGGAGAGAGCTGCAGTAAACACAGCTGAAGAGAACAAGACATTCCTAGAGCCAGCCTGTTTTTACACTTCCAAGAAGTGTTCCTCTCAGCCGGGCTCACATGTACTGGatgaaaataaagaggaaatcCCCCGTGagggaaagaagcaggcagctggcacaggctgcaagTAAAAAGGAGTTTCCCAATCCTGGACTGGAAACAAAACATGCACTGCCTCCCCTGGAGCACAGCCCCTCTCCTTTTTTACTCCCTGATGAAGGAGGGGAGTTAGAGGGAAGGTGCTGAGCCCTGAGCCTGGAGCAAGAGGTGAGTAACACCCTGGAGGAGTGCTAGTAGATGTGAGTTTCTCAAGGGCAACCCAGCATCTGGCCACAGTTGCTCTCTAAGAATTTCTCATTTAACTGCAGTGAGGTTTGGAGTTTTTGTTAATAGGCTTGGCTGGCACGGcccacactgaaaaaaaaaccccacacgaCCAAAGCACCCCCGCAAACCCACCTCCTCCTCAAACCTACCTCCTCCTCAAACCCACCTCCTCCTCAAACCCACCTGCCCAAACCCACCTCCCCTAACCCACCCCTCCTCAAGCCCACCTCCCTCTTCAAACCCACCTCCCCTAACCTctaacccacccccccccaaagccACCTCCCTCTTCAAAGCCACCTCCCCCTCAAACCCACCTCCCCTTCAAACCTCCCTCCAACCCACCCCCCCAAGCCCACCTCCTCTtcaaacccacccccccccctccaaccCACCCCCCCAAGCCCACCTCCTCTtcaaacccaccccccccctccaacCCACCTCCCCTTCAAACCCACCTCCCCCTCAACACCCTCCCCTCaaaccccccctgctccagttccctcacaACGCTGCCTGGGGCAGCTTCAGGGCCAAGGAGGTGCTAGGGGCCAGGCAGGCACCAAGCCCGCTGGAGGGGGATCTCCTCCCACTGCACCCTGCACTGCACTCTAGAAAGGGACCCTCACAGGCCAGGCTGTGCCCCTTGAACCTCCCAGGCCACCTGGGGCCCACGTccgctgctggcagccaggcctCAATCCGgcttcacagcatcatagaatcatggccTGGAGCCGGCCTCAAGCCTAGGACTGCGACGGGGCCTGAGCCTGGAACCGGCCCCGCGGCCCCAGAGCGCCCCCTGGTGGCGTCCTGCCTCTGCCCTTCACCTCACCTTCCCCCGCCTCGCCGGTCCCCGCCCTGCCCTGCCCGCCGCGCCCCTGACAGGGGCACGGGCACGAGCATGAGCGCACTCCCGTCCCGGTCCAGCCGCGCCCCCTTCGCCCCCTCACCCGCACGGCCTCGCCACAGCCTCCAGCCCGCCCGCCGCAGGCTGCCCGCCGCCGCCATCTTGGAAGCGGGCAGAGGGCGATGACGTCTCCGGGGGCGGAACGTGGTGGTGACGGCGTCAGACCGGGACGAGGGGAGAGGAGCGGAGCGGAGAGCGGCCGGAggtgagtggggctgggggcgGTCGGGGCTGTGCCCGAGGTAGAGCTGAGGGCAGGCAAGGGGGCGAGGGGCAGAGACCAGAGCcgagggcaggcagggagcggGGGGCAAGGACTGGAGCCGACGGGCAGGGACCGGAGCCCAGGGTAGGCAGCGGCGTGAAAgcgggggagggggcaggctcCGGAGCCGAGGGCAGGCAGGGGGCGAGAGGTGGGGACCGGAGCCGAGGGTAGGCAGGGGGCGAGAGGTGGGGACCGGAGCCGAGGGCGGGCAGGGGGCGAGAGGTAGGGATCGGAGCCGAGGGCGGGCAGGGGGCGAGAGGTAGGGATCGGAGCCGAGGGCGGGCAGGGGGCGAGAGGTAGGGATCGGAGCCGAGGGCGGGCAGGGGGCGAGAGGTAGTGACCGGAACcgggggcaggcagggggcgAGAGGTAGGGACCGGAACCGGGGGCACGCTGTGGGCGAGAGGTAGGGACCGGAACCGGGGGCACGCTGTGGGCGAGGGGCAGAGACCGGAGCCGAGGGCAGGCAGCGGGACAGGGCTGCTTCTTGCCCAGGCCCTTGTCCCCTTTTGTCCTCTCAAAAAGCCTTTCTCGGGGCCTGGTCCGAGGCGGCCGCCGTGGCGGGTGGGACATTGCTCCCCGTTGCTCCTTGTCCCTGTGAGCCGGTCCCTGCTGGGTGATTCGGGGGCTGGGGGATGTGTTTAGACTCCTGAGCTGCCGCGGGGCCCGGGGCGGTTGTTGCCCTCAGGCTGGGGCTGCGTCCCGGGCCGCTGGAATGCCCCTTGAGCATCACAAGGtagggaaggctctggaggctttcctgCTGTGCACTGTAGCTCTTCCATCCGtcgaagctgaaaaaaaaaaccctccagcaGGGTCTCAGGCACCCTCCTCGCCCTGTTTTGGGCAGGGGTGTTCCTCGAGGGCTGTTAGAAGCATGTGGAGGGAAGATAAGGGCTCTGCCCCCACAGCCCAGCATGGATCCAGCCACGGAGCCTCCTCCCTGGCGTggtggggatgctgctggtgtggcagaggagaaggactCCTTGGTTCCTCGGTGCCCCCTGGCCAGACAAGCCTGGGGGTGGTGGAGCCAGCCAGGTCGTGGCAGTCTGGAGCTGGaggtcaagagaggggattctgcccctgggctctgctctgctcagacctcacctccagtcctgcctccagctctgctgtccccagcagaaggaggacacagagctgtggagtgaggccagaggaggccacaaagatgctgcaagggctggagcagctctgctgggaggccaggctgagggagctgggggtgtgcagcctgcagaggagaaggctccagggggacctcagaacTGCCTGccaggatcctacaggaaggctgcagaggggctgcttGTGCTGGGAATGCCAAAAGTGCTGGGGGCAGTTGTCTTTAATGTCTTTGTCAGTGATCAGGATGAGGGAATGGAGAGCAgcctcaggaagtttgcagatggcaccaggtTGGGTGGGTCTGATGGATCAGCCAAGGTCAGCTGTATGAGATCCAACAAAGGCCAAGGGCTGAGTGCTGCACCTGGGCCGTGACAGCCCcaggcaatgctgcaggcttggggcagactggctggagagctgctctctggagaaggacctcggggtgctggttgacagcagctgaagatgagccagcagtgtgcccaggtggccaagaaggccaccagcagcctggcttggatcatccagagtgtggccagcaagtctaGGCATGTGATTGTCCCTgtgtcctcagcactggtgaggccacaccttgagtgctgggtccagatttgagctcctcactcccagaaggacagtgaggggctggagcagtccagagaagggcaaccaagctggggaagggccttaAACACAactcttgtgaggagcagctgagggaactgggattgtttagtctggaggagagaaggctgggaggagacttcattgccctctacagctccttgaaaggagattggagtgagtgggggttggtctcttctccctagtatcaggtgatagaagcagaggaaacagccacaagttgtgccaggagaggttcaggttggagattagaaagaacctcttcccagaaagggttctcaggccctggcccaggctgcccagggaggtggtggagtctccatgcctggaggggtttcacagctgcctggatgtggtgctgagggaggtggtttagtGACAGTGGCTCAGCAGTACTGGTGGCACTGTGAGCTCTGAGGGAGTGGTTgggacttgatggtctccaaggtctcttccaacctcgcCAGCTCTGTGATCCTTCATGCCCTGTAAATGTCAGTCTGTgatggctctgtgctgcccaTCTCCAGAAGATCATCCCCATTtgctcacagggtgttaggggttggaagggacctctggagagcttccagtccaagccccctgccagagcaagaccttaaaatccagcacaggtgacacaggaacacatccagatggagtttgaaaggctccagagcaggagactccacaacctctctgggcagcctgctccagggctctgtgacccttacagtcaagaagttcttcctcacgttgaggtggaacctcctgtgctgcagtttccatccactgcctcttgtgctatgccagggcacagtgagcagaggctgtccctgtcccttccttcctgccccccagccctcagctctggatagacattgagcagatccctctcagccttctcctctgcagactcagcacccccagggctctcagcctctcctccccaggcagtgctgcagtcccttcagcagccttggagccctcccttggactctctccagcagatccctgtccctctgcagctggggagcccagagctggatgcaatattccagctgaggcctccccagggcagagcagaggaacacaAGTGGATGCCCTGTGGTTAGGGCACAGCACACAGAAGTTCCTGCTGCCCTTGGCTCTTATCCTTTCTcctgtctgtctctctgccctgacctcttcctctccctgcccctgcaggtTTGGTGCAGCAGTGGGCATGGGCGAGTTCGGCATCGTGCCAGGCCAGCGCGTGGCCATCATCTGGGACAGCTCCTCACCAGTGGAAGCACTGAAGGCCTTGGTGGATAAAATCCAGGCTCTGGTGGGAGCTGATAACCAAGTCTCTGTGGAGAATGTCAACCAGCTGTGCCAGTGTGAGGATGAGCTTTGGGTTTCATCATTTTGTTGGAAGGCTGAGGGTGTTTCTGTGGTGTGAGCTGGCGTCTCACCAGTGACACCTCGGTGGCATGGACCTGCTGCAaggggttcagaggaggccacagagatgagcagaggctgcagaacctctgctgtggggccaggctgggagagttggggctgtgcagcctgcagaagagaaggctgcagggagagctgagagctgcagctgaagctctgcaggggagctgcaggcaggctggggagggactgttcagaaggggctgtggggacaggcccaggggcaatggtttggaagtggagcagggcagagttaggttggagctcaggaggaagttgtgcccagggaggctgggcagacactggcacaggttgcccagggaggtgctggaggctccatccctggagctattcaagctcagcctggctgtgtccctgggcagcctgctccagctggagctgtccttgctgcctgcagggggttggacaggatgcccttggagggtcccttccaacctgatgccatctgtgaatctgtgatccTTAACCCCAACCTCTGCTAGAGCCATGCACTAGAGCCATGCTGTGTGGCAGGTTCCTTGCAGCTCCAGCAGTACCAGAGGGGTTTGGTGCTGGCAGTTGGAGGTGTTGGCAGAGGCAGGGACTGGGTgcaggggcaggtcctgctctgtAAGTCAGCTCAGCTGGTACAGCAGAGCACCTGCTGTGTCTCACCACTTACTGCTGTTGTCAGCtagcagcagaggggaggagggaggtggaAGTGAGGGCTGAAGCAGGCGCTGTGTGTGTGTAGAACTgactctccttcctctccctcccttgcCAGC is a window of Indicator indicator isolate 239-I01 chromosome 19, UM_Iind_1.1, whole genome shotgun sequence DNA encoding:
- the COQ9 gene encoding ubiquinone biosynthesis protein COQ9, mitochondrial is translated as MAAAGSLRRAGWRLWRGRAVVRWQLCPPQRALQASAVLRRSSDEQKKEPFGPSSQFDLHPNDYQPEQEPQGPHPSYTGQGGQESEDYESEEQLQHRILTAALDFVPERGWTAEAIAEGAKTLGLSVAAAGMFHSDGSELVLHFVSQCNTKLSELLKQEQKQVQLGEAERKPIDQFLRDALEARLRMLIPYIEKWPQALSILLLPHNIPSSLNLLTSMIDDILHYAGDQATDFNWYTRRAVLTAIYNTSELVMMQDSSQDFEDTWHFLENRVADAMNMSNTAEQVQSTGEAVVQGLMGAAVTIRNLVGLNQRR